Proteins encoded in a region of the Ralstonia pseudosolanacearum genome:
- a CDS encoding choice-of-anchor Q domain-containing protein: MRSDSFNATLLGLVSKAGLVASILAAASGVSFAQTVNLTAAAANAALPDGQAVPMWSYQCGAVTAPATCAALNPNAGAGWSPVVITVPPGPLSIKLTNNLPGTVPTSLAVMNQVGGGLGTTATSAASPVHASQTATTWPIVTGASGVAGTGAPPPVVFQPPQQLPRVQSFTTEVAHGATTTLTWQNLRPGTYLIESGTHPSIQGPMGLYGVLVVRTPANGAVRAQAYPNISYDADVPFVLGEIDPALNREIALDVVTPNFSETRPWSGQPNQCGNPASATYHTCYPPVVNYDPRYYLINGVAFDRSNPARSQFSVSNVTPLTGQVLVRFVNAGLRMHVPSMVGPQVVPVGSNAAVPGFALIAEDGNVQPGNWKIQNEVFLPAGKVFDVMMNAPATGAPAMPVFDRQLSLSTDNQRDGGMQAYLSVNGGALPTQMGAVNGVVAQSSQYYFVPNTTLTVSDPAKGVMANATGIYGVSLLTAAKGGTVTLNADGTFTYVPNAGTVSDSFVYEANGNASITGTVTLTALAACAPGAAGAGCLGGAPTAGNQAYMSNVASQLRVSSPGVLSYAKDPSGLPMTAVMSGAAQGGTVVVSPDGSFVATPATAPTGVSTATVTFQYQAVNAQHTSSTPATVTVTFKAGSGLAVAVKDANTGTPITDYRWIIEEDRTFYIDPACQVNSTTGRPATCPPLPVPSLGTNFHTSYMPVVASGCVGQYACELGQTVFNPATNTHVPTVCDIGNGICRTGAAQQAPVDPSQVALDPKKRYYLSILPGDAGNAFANAGGVPQPIDPNNPAAGSRQFSIAQDCPSGPGGADFAPPTGKCGHAMGGAPIAAGQKTVSVVLQQTPLQTAKVSVFVFEDDSPLNGEVDVHGGSDTMGSAREPGLGGFEIKLFDDAGGTGDATGQMTYDMFNMPLNNSLAGTIDPATGLNACPITAAKDGIVGMIPTCPQFESDGQTVSPLVGQAVIANLMPGRYGVVATPAADRIGRGEEWLQTNTLDGQKAHDAFIKIGGPAYFQEFGPAGFHVSVGFANPKLINDRLPLACNGVACANGIKGRITNLHYSRPPNENLYGSGSRASLGFTQCYVSVGDPDGDDIAFTKCNADGTFSFAGLPDGTFRITVFDQWNDQIVDGLARAVAVKGGTTMDVGDIAVLQWHTNLYTRTFIDLVGDGVSHDSDPGLALVPTNVRFRDGSMSNLNNTDLNGYAPFNEVFPLFNWYVVEADTTRYKQTGVHVVYDAGGPPDGTPGGGTSTIAANLANTLESPTAHLPTNLRVPGAVYCNDADCKDHTGSSPSTGRVDPPWVTTMGWQGFSGQNAFIEFGKKAFAPNENGGIRGEVAYASTRAFDDPALTVHVRWIPNIPNVTVNLYQETAAADGTSTLKLVDTTKTTSWDDWAQGFRTDGIPNMNCPGQETTDPFFFTLKNTPQWLDPQQRALPNNAQFKCYDGMHVFNQLQPAPYDGMYQFPSVTRRDPRTGKPTGTNCDPTVCTANPTGDGTMMLPSGKYVVEVVVPPGYELMKEEDKNILIGDNFIAPVVQQFAGLSNIYILPDQATVNATYNANNPQNPTSHLGSVTFPRSEGDTGMTETFWPCAGAMRVVPDYLSLFPGAKEVAPFAGASRRLCDRKEVRLDNQMTVLTKFYLFSSTHVASHFTGFMLDDFSSEFDPYSPQFGEKFAVPNVPVSMKDFAGNEIARVYSDQWGIFNGLNYSTWEVNPPNPTGYAPTMMVACMNDPDMPDPAHPGQTIRDPLYNPAYSQFCYEIPFMPGQTQYMDTPVVPVQAFASGYNPPDCAYPDATPAVSTVLGDALTGGGSGPWVSAPLHTLTINALGNQVVPNSGYTGPAATTAPFNQKFVTRHYGFGTRGAGSSVTIGGVRAMVTSWSDTQLKVLVPALTAAQSSCPIQQAGQSQAFCGELVVTAANGKKSIDAVTVTIGGKQPTYVNGENAANNAIQKALDAAMPGDMIVVGPGSYREMLLMWKPVRLQGVGAPSVVVNATTHPSGKMDAWRAQANCLFGVSLDGGVITSSHPFDPTGTSPYTCTAAMQRQVDPIPFEPTVGWDSSLNGNLAELLMEPTLMGAYEGAAITVLGKGVRDVATANGLQADPNCTANGICTPLTNSAADCNTYSSNFLCNPSRIDGITFSNSSQGGGGIFIHGWNHYIEVANNRVTSNAGTLTGGITVGQVETPDGTIGGADGVTQLPFAYNIHANVHNNAVTSNASYGDEINSTTPSSAGGVTFCTGSDYYKFNDNWVCGNISSGDGGGVAHFGFSYNGQIARNWVLFNQSHNPTLPTYGGGIIAQGVPPDGTFCENATVDVDCAPQLSDGVGPGLVIDSNLLIGNTAESGKGGGLRLQLVNGTDVQRSPSDPSKWYAVRVINNIIGNNVAGWAGGGVSLQDAVNVSFINNTVVSNDATASSGVLFNTDAAAQANVGPPNCTTVGAETTCQPITTSTNQPAGLETAPHTGNLNTAFTGASGACPAGMPNCTKISNPLLENNIFWQNRTFHISVGGLNAGIQGLQNIVTLIPTLNQAGHPTGYCPNSAVYWDLGVSGDTGPTNHSSGYTLAPTYSILTPTAVYPGLHNRSGNPALVSQYCNGARIPPEAGGNGIQVPPGISDTVLPNPLFSLTPSATPDEGNNWINLQYGPLSLFNAALVPGNASYGLPLGNYAIQLGSPAIGGGTVQGAPPLDFFGDPRVGRIDIGAVEWLPIGGQGGNQQGGNQQGGQGGNQQGALPLNPLRLPLLNLQGAQR, encoded by the coding sequence ATGAGATCCGATTCGTTCAATGCGACGCTCCTCGGCCTGGTGAGCAAGGCCGGGCTGGTGGCATCGATTCTGGCGGCGGCGAGCGGTGTGTCGTTCGCGCAGACGGTCAACCTGACGGCGGCGGCGGCGAACGCCGCGTTGCCAGATGGCCAGGCGGTGCCGATGTGGAGCTACCAGTGCGGCGCCGTCACGGCGCCGGCCACCTGCGCGGCGCTCAATCCCAATGCCGGCGCGGGGTGGTCACCGGTCGTGATCACGGTGCCCCCGGGTCCGCTGTCGATCAAGCTGACCAACAACTTGCCCGGCACGGTGCCGACTTCGCTCGCGGTCATGAACCAGGTCGGTGGCGGTCTGGGCACCACCGCGACGTCGGCCGCGAGCCCCGTCCACGCGTCGCAGACCGCGACGACGTGGCCGATCGTCACCGGCGCGAGCGGTGTCGCGGGCACCGGCGCCCCGCCGCCGGTGGTGTTCCAGCCCCCGCAGCAGCTGCCGCGCGTGCAGTCGTTCACCACCGAAGTGGCGCATGGCGCGACTACGACGCTGACCTGGCAGAACCTGCGGCCCGGAACGTACCTCATCGAGTCCGGCACGCATCCGTCCATCCAGGGGCCGATGGGCCTGTATGGCGTGCTCGTTGTCCGCACGCCGGCCAACGGCGCCGTTCGCGCACAGGCGTATCCGAACATCAGCTACGACGCCGACGTGCCGTTCGTGCTGGGCGAGATCGATCCCGCGCTCAACCGCGAGATCGCGCTTGACGTGGTGACGCCCAACTTCAGCGAGACCCGGCCGTGGTCGGGCCAGCCCAACCAGTGCGGCAATCCCGCCTCGGCGACGTACCACACCTGCTATCCGCCGGTGGTCAACTATGACCCGCGCTACTACCTGATCAACGGCGTGGCGTTCGACCGCAGCAATCCGGCCCGCTCGCAGTTTTCGGTCAGCAACGTCACGCCGCTGACGGGCCAGGTCCTGGTGCGTTTCGTCAATGCCGGCCTGCGCATGCACGTGCCGTCCATGGTGGGCCCGCAAGTGGTGCCAGTGGGCAGCAATGCGGCGGTGCCGGGCTTTGCCCTGATCGCGGAGGACGGCAACGTCCAGCCGGGCAACTGGAAGATTCAGAACGAAGTGTTCCTGCCCGCCGGCAAGGTGTTCGACGTGATGATGAACGCTCCCGCAACGGGGGCGCCTGCCATGCCGGTGTTCGACCGGCAATTGAGCCTGTCGACCGACAACCAGCGCGACGGCGGCATGCAGGCCTATCTCAGTGTCAATGGCGGCGCGCTGCCCACGCAGATGGGCGCGGTGAACGGGGTGGTCGCGCAATCCTCCCAATACTATTTCGTGCCGAACACGACGCTGACGGTGTCGGATCCGGCCAAAGGGGTGATGGCCAACGCGACGGGCATCTACGGCGTCTCGCTGCTGACCGCCGCGAAGGGCGGCACCGTCACGCTCAATGCCGACGGCACGTTCACGTACGTGCCGAATGCCGGCACGGTCTCGGACAGCTTCGTCTATGAAGCCAACGGCAATGCCAGCATCACGGGAACCGTGACGTTGACCGCGCTGGCCGCCTGCGCGCCGGGCGCGGCCGGTGCCGGGTGCCTGGGCGGTGCGCCCACGGCCGGCAACCAGGCTTACATGAGCAACGTCGCATCGCAGCTGCGCGTGTCTTCGCCCGGGGTGTTGTCCTATGCCAAGGACCCCTCCGGCCTGCCGATGACGGCCGTGATGTCCGGTGCGGCACAGGGCGGCACCGTCGTGGTCAGCCCGGACGGTTCGTTCGTCGCCACGCCCGCCACCGCGCCGACCGGCGTATCCACCGCGACGGTGACCTTCCAGTACCAGGCCGTCAACGCGCAGCACACCTCGAGCACGCCGGCCACTGTGACCGTCACCTTCAAGGCGGGCAGCGGGCTTGCCGTTGCCGTGAAGGATGCGAACACCGGCACGCCGATCACCGACTACCGCTGGATCATCGAGGAGGATCGCACCTTCTATATCGACCCGGCGTGCCAGGTGAATTCGACCACCGGCCGCCCGGCCACCTGCCCGCCGCTGCCGGTGCCGAGCCTGGGGACGAATTTCCACACCAGCTATATGCCGGTGGTGGCATCGGGGTGCGTGGGGCAGTATGCGTGCGAACTCGGTCAGACGGTGTTCAACCCGGCCACCAATACGCACGTGCCTACCGTGTGCGACATCGGCAACGGGATCTGCCGCACGGGCGCAGCGCAGCAGGCGCCGGTCGACCCGAGCCAGGTCGCGCTCGACCCGAAGAAGCGCTACTACCTCTCGATCCTGCCGGGCGACGCGGGCAACGCGTTCGCGAACGCCGGTGGCGTGCCGCAGCCGATCGATCCGAACAACCCCGCTGCCGGGTCACGGCAATTCAGCATCGCGCAGGATTGTCCTTCCGGGCCGGGGGGCGCAGATTTCGCGCCGCCTACCGGCAAGTGCGGTCATGCCATGGGCGGCGCGCCGATCGCGGCCGGACAGAAGACGGTCAGCGTCGTGCTGCAGCAGACGCCGCTGCAGACGGCGAAGGTCTCGGTGTTTGTGTTCGAAGACGATTCGCCGCTCAACGGTGAGGTTGACGTGCATGGCGGCTCGGATACCATGGGCAGCGCGCGCGAGCCCGGTCTCGGCGGTTTCGAGATCAAGCTGTTCGATGACGCGGGCGGCACCGGCGACGCCACGGGCCAGATGACCTACGACATGTTCAACATGCCGTTGAACAACTCACTGGCCGGCACGATCGACCCGGCGACCGGTCTCAATGCCTGCCCGATCACGGCTGCAAAAGACGGCATCGTGGGCATGATCCCGACCTGCCCGCAGTTTGAATCGGATGGGCAGACCGTCTCGCCGCTGGTGGGGCAGGCGGTCATTGCCAACCTGATGCCGGGCCGCTACGGCGTGGTGGCGACGCCGGCCGCCGACCGCATCGGGCGCGGTGAGGAATGGCTGCAGACCAACACGCTGGACGGCCAGAAAGCGCATGACGCGTTCATCAAGATTGGCGGCCCGGCCTACTTCCAGGAGTTCGGGCCGGCCGGATTCCACGTGTCGGTCGGCTTTGCCAATCCGAAGCTCATCAACGACCGCCTGCCGCTTGCGTGCAATGGCGTCGCCTGTGCCAACGGCATCAAGGGCCGCATCACGAATCTGCACTACAGCCGCCCGCCCAACGAGAACCTGTACGGCAGCGGCTCGCGGGCGTCGCTCGGGTTCACGCAGTGCTACGTGAGCGTGGGCGATCCCGATGGGGATGACATCGCCTTCACCAAGTGCAACGCGGACGGCACCTTCAGCTTCGCCGGCCTGCCGGACGGCACCTTCCGGATCACGGTGTTCGACCAGTGGAACGACCAGATCGTCGACGGACTGGCACGGGCGGTGGCGGTCAAGGGCGGCACGACGATGGATGTCGGCGATATTGCCGTGCTGCAGTGGCACACGAATCTGTATACGCGCACCTTCATCGATCTGGTGGGCGACGGTGTGTCGCACGACAGTGACCCCGGCCTGGCGCTGGTGCCGACCAACGTGCGCTTCAGGGACGGCAGCATGTCCAACCTCAACAACACGGATCTGAATGGCTACGCGCCGTTCAACGAAGTGTTCCCGTTGTTCAACTGGTACGTGGTCGAGGCTGACACGACGCGCTACAAGCAAACCGGCGTGCATGTCGTGTACGACGCCGGCGGTCCGCCCGATGGAACGCCCGGTGGCGGAACGTCGACGATTGCCGCGAACCTGGCCAACACGCTTGAGTCACCCACCGCCCATCTGCCGACCAACCTGCGGGTGCCGGGCGCGGTCTATTGCAATGACGCAGACTGCAAGGATCACACGGGCTCCAGCCCGTCGACCGGCCGTGTCGACCCGCCATGGGTGACGACGATGGGTTGGCAGGGCTTCTCGGGGCAGAACGCGTTCATCGAGTTCGGCAAGAAGGCCTTCGCGCCCAATGAGAACGGCGGCATCCGTGGCGAAGTGGCCTATGCGTCAACGCGCGCATTCGACGACCCTGCGCTCACGGTACACGTGAGGTGGATACCGAATATTCCGAACGTGACGGTCAACCTGTATCAGGAAACCGCCGCCGCGGACGGCACCTCGACGCTCAAGCTCGTGGATACCACCAAGACGACCAGTTGGGACGACTGGGCACAAGGCTTCCGCACCGACGGCATCCCGAACATGAACTGCCCGGGGCAGGAAACAACCGATCCGTTCTTCTTCACACTGAAGAACACGCCACAGTGGCTGGATCCGCAGCAGCGCGCGTTGCCGAACAACGCCCAGTTCAAGTGCTACGACGGCATGCACGTGTTCAATCAGCTGCAGCCCGCGCCATACGATGGGATGTACCAATTCCCGAGCGTGACCCGCCGCGATCCGCGCACCGGCAAGCCGACCGGCACGAATTGCGATCCGACGGTCTGCACGGCCAATCCGACCGGTGACGGCACGATGATGCTGCCCTCCGGAAAGTACGTGGTCGAAGTGGTGGTGCCGCCGGGCTACGAGCTGATGAAGGAGGAAGACAAGAACATCCTGATCGGCGACAACTTCATTGCGCCGGTGGTGCAGCAGTTTGCCGGGTTGAGCAACATCTACATCCTGCCCGACCAGGCCACGGTGAATGCGACCTACAACGCGAACAACCCGCAGAACCCCACGTCGCATCTCGGTTCCGTGACGTTCCCGCGCAGTGAGGGTGACACCGGCATGACCGAGACCTTCTGGCCGTGCGCGGGTGCCATGCGTGTCGTGCCGGACTACCTGAGCCTGTTCCCGGGCGCGAAGGAAGTGGCGCCGTTTGCCGGGGCATCGCGCCGTCTGTGCGACCGCAAGGAAGTGCGGCTCGACAACCAGATGACGGTGCTGACGAAGTTCTACCTGTTCAGCTCGACCCACGTCGCTTCGCATTTCACCGGCTTCATGCTGGATGACTTCTCGTCGGAGTTCGACCCGTATTCGCCGCAATTCGGCGAGAAGTTCGCGGTGCCGAATGTGCCGGTGTCGATGAAGGATTTTGCCGGCAACGAAATCGCGCGCGTGTATTCGGATCAATGGGGCATCTTCAACGGCCTGAACTATTCGACCTGGGAGGTCAACCCGCCGAACCCGACCGGCTACGCGCCGACCATGATGGTCGCCTGCATGAACGATCCGGACATGCCGGACCCGGCGCACCCCGGCCAGACCATCCGCGATCCGCTGTACAACCCGGCCTATAGCCAGTTCTGCTACGAGATCCCGTTCATGCCGGGGCAGACGCAGTACATGGACACCCCGGTCGTGCCAGTCCAGGCGTTTGCGTCCGGATACAACCCGCCGGATTGCGCGTATCCCGATGCCACGCCTGCGGTCTCCACCGTGCTGGGTGATGCCCTGACGGGCGGCGGCAGCGGGCCCTGGGTGAGCGCACCGCTGCACACCCTGACGATCAACGCGCTCGGAAACCAGGTCGTGCCGAACAGCGGCTACACCGGACCGGCCGCGACGACGGCGCCGTTCAACCAGAAGTTCGTCACGCGGCACTATGGCTTCGGGACGCGAGGCGCGGGGAGTTCGGTCACGATCGGCGGCGTGCGGGCAATGGTCACGTCGTGGAGCGACACCCAACTCAAGGTGCTGGTCCCGGCCCTGACCGCGGCGCAATCGAGCTGTCCGATCCAGCAGGCAGGGCAGTCGCAGGCCTTCTGCGGTGAGCTGGTCGTGACCGCGGCCAACGGGAAGAAGTCGATCGATGCGGTCACCGTCACGATCGGCGGCAAGCAGCCGACTTACGTGAATGGCGAGAACGCGGCGAACAATGCCATCCAGAAGGCACTGGACGCCGCCATGCCGGGTGACATGATCGTTGTCGGGCCGGGCAGCTACAGAGAGATGCTGCTGATGTGGAAGCCCGTGCGGCTGCAAGGCGTGGGGGCGCCGTCGGTCGTCGTCAACGCCACGACGCATCCGTCCGGCAAGATGGACGCATGGCGTGCGCAGGCAAACTGCTTGTTCGGTGTGTCGCTCGATGGCGGGGTGATCACCTCAAGCCATCCGTTCGATCCCACCGGCACGAGTCCGTACACCTGCACGGCAGCGATGCAGCGTCAGGTGGACCCGATTCCGTTTGAACCCACGGTGGGCTGGGACTCGAGTCTCAACGGCAACCTGGCCGAACTGCTGATGGAGCCGACGCTGATGGGGGCATACGAAGGCGCGGCTATTACCGTGCTTGGCAAGGGCGTGCGCGACGTTGCAACCGCGAACGGTCTGCAGGCTGATCCGAACTGCACCGCGAACGGCATCTGCACGCCGCTCACCAACAGCGCGGCAGACTGCAACACGTATTCGAGCAACTTCCTGTGCAACCCGTCTCGCATCGACGGCATCACGTTCTCGAACAGCTCGCAAGGCGGCGGCGGGATCTTCATCCATGGCTGGAACCACTACATCGAGGTTGCCAACAACCGTGTGACAAGCAACGCCGGCACGCTGACAGGGGGGATTACCGTCGGGCAGGTGGAAACGCCCGACGGCACCATCGGCGGCGCGGATGGCGTGACGCAGTTGCCGTTCGCGTACAACATTCATGCGAACGTACACAACAACGCAGTGACCAGCAATGCCTCGTACGGCGACGAGATCAACTCGACCACGCCGTCATCGGCGGGCGGTGTGACGTTCTGCACCGGCTCGGACTACTACAAGTTCAACGACAACTGGGTGTGCGGCAATATCAGTAGTGGCGATGGCGGTGGTGTCGCGCACTTCGGCTTCAGCTACAACGGTCAGATTGCCCGCAATTGGGTGCTCTTCAACCAGAGCCATAATCCGACGCTGCCCACCTACGGCGGCGGCATCATCGCCCAGGGTGTGCCGCCGGATGGCACGTTCTGCGAGAACGCCACGGTTGATGTCGATTGCGCTCCGCAATTGTCCGATGGTGTCGGCCCGGGCCTGGTGATCGACAGCAACCTGCTGATCGGCAACACCGCCGAAAGCGGCAAGGGCGGCGGGCTCAGGCTGCAACTGGTCAACGGCACCGACGTGCAGCGCAGCCCCAGCGACCCGAGCAAGTGGTATGCCGTGCGGGTGATCAACAACATCATCGGCAACAACGTCGCCGGCTGGGCAGGCGGGGGCGTGTCGCTGCAGGATGCCGTGAACGTGAGCTTCATCAACAACACGGTCGTCTCCAACGATGCGACGGCGTCGTCCGGCGTGCTGTTCAACACCGACGCCGCCGCGCAGGCCAACGTCGGCCCGCCGAACTGCACCACGGTGGGCGCGGAAACCACGTGCCAGCCCATCACGACGTCGACCAACCAACCGGCCGGCCTGGAAACGGCGCCGCACACGGGCAACCTCAACACCGCGTTCACCGGGGCGAGCGGAGCGTGCCCGGCCGGGATGCCGAACTGCACGAAGATTTCCAACCCTCTCCTGGAGAACAACATCTTCTGGCAGAACCGCACGTTCCATATCTCGGTGGGAGGACTCAACGCAGGCATCCAAGGGCTGCAGAACATCGTCACGCTGATCCCGACGTTGAACCAGGCTGGCCATCCGACGGGGTATTGCCCAAATAGCGCCGTCTACTGGGACCTCGGCGTGTCCGGCGATACCGGACCGACGAACCACAGCTCGGGCTACACGCTTGCACCAACGTACTCGATCCTGACGCCGACCGCGGTTTACCCGGGCCTGCACAACCGCAGCGGCAACCCTGCCTTGGTCAGCCAGTACTGCAACGGCGCACGCATTCCGCCGGAAGCGGGCGGCAATGGCATCCAGGTGCCGCCGGGCATCTCGGATACCGTCCTGCCGAATCCGCTATTCAGCCTCACGCCGTCAGCCACGCCGGATGAGGGCAACAACTGGATCAACCTGCAGTACGGTCCGCTGTCGCTGTTCAATGCCGCCCTGGTGCCCGGCAATGCAAGCTATGGCCTCCCGCTCGGCAACTACGCCATCCAGCTGGGTTCGCCGGCAATCGGCGGCGGTACCGTGCAGGGCGCGCCGCCGCTCGACTTCTTCGGCGACCCGCGCGTGGGCCGGATCGATATCGGTGCCGTGGAATGGTTGCCGATCGGCGGTCAGGGTGGCAACCAGCAAGGTGGTAACCAGCAAGGCGGGCAAGGTGGTAACCAGCAGGGCGCGCTGCCGCTGAACCCACTCAGGTTGCCGCTGCTGAATCTGCAAGGAGCGCAGCGATGA
- a CDS encoding multicopper oxidase family protein yields MSHITFNTWKAGLWRLAAACVLSLFSVAAGAAVPGITGPTFDLTAQAGRASQPDGASVYSWGYGCNPRTVPGFLPSVNPLAGQNCPSMQLPGPTLIVHQGDVVTVTLTNNLPPAAGNTSILFPGFQVCAGTLDPNTGACTGTPTGVQGLLTREAQTGKTVTYTFIAATPGTHAYYSGTQGDLQVEMGLYGALIVLPTASGSVVVPAGCRAVNSLLPDGQPDYRNAAAAYNHSMACYDREYLFQFSEIDPAIHVQAEQQASLPCAQPAGCMIVRTEPYHPAYFMINGRSMPDDMDTNYAPQYPSQPYNGNPHMHPGEMVLLRIIGTGRWQHPFHEHGNHVRVLARDGNLLLAQNDPSKVAGPLLFTTTTTPGLAMDGIFYWTGRGLNWDVYGHKPGDGSVCIPDANGYYTQDPTAPNYYEWCADHNKPLEAHPFGDVNSGGPVTLPDPNIFNNGAWYGGSPYLGPDATIRAVGATGTTPPTGTIANPPTTEAGFAFMWHSHNEREITTNNIFPGGMMMMMLVDPQAFVINEAN; encoded by the coding sequence GTGAGCCACATTACTTTCAACACGTGGAAGGCGGGGCTGTGGCGCCTTGCCGCGGCCTGCGTCCTCTCGCTGTTCTCGGTCGCCGCCGGTGCGGCGGTGCCGGGGATCACCGGCCCGACGTTCGATCTCACCGCCCAGGCGGGCCGCGCCAGCCAGCCCGACGGCGCCAGCGTCTACTCCTGGGGCTACGGATGCAACCCGCGCACCGTGCCGGGCTTTCTGCCCAGCGTCAACCCGCTGGCCGGGCAGAACTGTCCGAGCATGCAGCTGCCCGGCCCCACGCTGATCGTCCATCAGGGCGACGTCGTGACGGTCACGCTCACCAACAACCTGCCGCCGGCCGCCGGCAACACCTCGATCCTGTTCCCGGGCTTCCAGGTGTGTGCCGGCACGCTGGACCCCAACACCGGCGCGTGCACGGGCACGCCGACCGGCGTGCAGGGCCTGCTCACGCGCGAGGCACAGACGGGGAAGACGGTGACGTACACCTTCATCGCCGCCACGCCCGGCACGCATGCGTACTACAGCGGCACGCAGGGCGACCTGCAGGTCGAGATGGGACTGTATGGCGCGCTGATCGTGCTGCCGACCGCATCGGGCTCGGTGGTGGTGCCCGCGGGATGCCGCGCGGTGAACAGCCTGCTGCCGGATGGCCAGCCCGACTACCGCAACGCCGCTGCCGCCTACAACCACAGCATGGCGTGCTACGACCGGGAATACCTGTTCCAGTTCTCGGAGATCGATCCGGCCATCCACGTGCAGGCCGAGCAGCAGGCCAGCCTGCCGTGCGCGCAGCCCGCCGGCTGCATGATCGTCCGGACCGAGCCGTACCACCCCGCGTATTTCATGATCAACGGCCGCTCGATGCCGGATGACATGGACACCAACTACGCGCCGCAGTATCCGAGCCAGCCCTACAACGGCAACCCGCACATGCATCCGGGCGAGATGGTGCTGCTGCGCATCATCGGAACCGGGCGCTGGCAGCATCCGTTCCACGAGCACGGCAACCACGTGCGCGTGCTGGCGCGCGACGGCAACCTGCTGCTCGCCCAAAACGATCCGAGCAAGGTCGCGGGGCCGCTGCTGTTCACGACCACCACCACGCCCGGCCTGGCCATGGACGGGATCTTCTACTGGACGGGCAGGGGGCTGAACTGGGATGTGTACGGGCACAAGCCCGGTGACGGCAGCGTCTGCATCCCCGATGCAAACGGCTACTACACGCAGGATCCCACGGCGCCCAACTACTACGAGTGGTGCGCCGACCATAACAAGCCGCTCGAGGCGCACCCCTTCGGCGATGTCAACAGCGGCGGGCCGGTCACGCTGCCCGATCCGAACATTTTTAACAATGGGGCCTGGTATGGGGGCAGCCCATACCTCGGGCCGGATGCCACGATTCGCGCCGTCGGTGCGACCGGTACGACGCCGCCGACCGGGACGATCGCGAATCCGCCCACCACGGAAGCAGGTTTCGCCTTTATGTGGCATTCGCACAATGAGCGAGAAATTACGACGAACAACATCTTCCCCGGCGGAATGATGATGATGATGCTCGTCGATCCGCAGGCCTTCGTGATCAACGAGGCCAACTAG